A genomic segment from Paenibacillus sp. FSL K6-1096 encodes:
- a CDS encoding pseudouridine synthase produces the protein MRIDKYISVTGLYPRRETARLIAAGRITINGTGCAAGAIVEPGDIVAVDGVTVTPDRGERVYLALNKPAGITCTADRQVEGNIVDYVGYPSRIFAVGRLDKQSEGLILMTNDGSIVNRMMRAEHHHEKEYTVTVDKPVTADFLQEMADGVEILGTRTRPCLTRQLAEKEFSIVLTQGLNLQIRRMCKALGYRVLRLERIRIMHLTLSGLSRGEWRMLTLEELAELHTRLEG, from the coding sequence ATGAGAATTGACAAGTATATCAGCGTGACGGGCCTGTACCCGCGGCGGGAGACAGCCCGCCTGATTGCCGCCGGGCGGATCACGATTAACGGAACTGGCTGTGCAGCGGGGGCTATCGTGGAGCCGGGTGATATAGTAGCCGTTGACGGCGTGACGGTTACCCCGGACCGGGGGGAACGCGTCTATTTGGCCCTAAACAAGCCAGCCGGGATTACCTGTACAGCTGACCGGCAGGTGGAAGGGAATATCGTGGATTATGTCGGCTATCCCTCGCGGATCTTTGCAGTCGGGCGGCTCGACAAGCAGTCGGAAGGGCTGATTCTCATGACCAACGACGGCTCGATTGTGAACCGGATGATGCGCGCGGAGCATCATCATGAGAAGGAGTACACCGTTACGGTGGACAAGCCGGTCACAGCGGATTTTTTGCAGGAGATGGCAGACGGTGTAGAGATTCTGGGAACCCGGACCCGGCCTTGTCTCACCCGGCAGCTCGCGGAGAAGGAATTCTCCATCGTGCTGACCCAGGGGTTGAATCTGCAGATCCGCCGGATGTGCAAAGCGCTGGGCTACCGGGTGCTGCGCCTGGAGCGTATCCGGATTATGCATCTTACACTTAGTGGCCTTTCCCGGGGAGAATGGAGAATGCTAACCCTGGAGGAATTGGCCGAGCTCCATACCAGACTGGAGGGATAA
- a CDS encoding ABC transporter ATP-binding protein, with translation MSSGNRPMSGRGPGHGPLKFDDTDVKLSLSKALLLRIVRYFLPYWGQTLLVMLVLVVSAVLGLLPPILIQQIIDKALPGKDLHLLVLLIAASLVTTVVSGLLGVLQNYLNSFISQNIVHDMKNQMYRHLQGMPLQFFASVRQGEIITRMTSDIAGIQGVFSSTVVNFASNLFILVSTAVTLFLMNWKLALLGVLIVPLFIVPTRKMGNVRWKIAKETQEKLSEQNRIIEETLSLSGYILMKLFTREPRELESFQAVNAQTTRLQIRESMAGRWFMMVLTTFTSIGPLLIYLYGGYLYIQGELTIGAIITFVALLGRLYSPVLQMTNLYVEVKRSAALFERIFEYFDMEPLIVDSPLALPGHAAGEDIRFEQVSFAYQPDKPALKGISFTAAAGSLTALVGPSGSGKTTITNLILRLYEPDAGVIRIGGRDIREFTLHSLRSQIGLVTQDTYLFNGTIRENLLYAQAEATEAKMIAACEAAYIHEFIMQLPEGYSTVVGNRGIKLSGGEKQRLSIARVLLKNPPVIIMDEATSSLDTVSEYYIQQAMQQLMHGKTSIVIAHRLSTIMAADLILVVQDGTIAESGRHDTLLAAGGVYSDLYNKQFRTKE, from the coding sequence ATGTCTAGCGGTAACAGGCCCATGTCCGGCCGGGGGCCGGGTCACGGCCCTCTGAAATTCGACGATACTGACGTCAAGCTGAGCCTGTCCAAAGCGCTGCTGCTCCGCATCGTCAGGTATTTCCTGCCCTATTGGGGGCAGACCCTGCTGGTGATGCTTGTGCTGGTGGTATCGGCAGTGCTGGGGCTGCTTCCCCCGATCCTGATTCAGCAGATTATTGACAAGGCGCTACCCGGCAAAGACCTCCACCTGCTAGTTCTGCTCATAGCCGCTTCGTTAGTTACAACAGTTGTATCTGGCCTGCTCGGCGTGCTGCAGAATTACTTGAACTCTTTTATCTCCCAGAATATTGTCCATGACATGAAGAATCAGATGTACCGCCACCTGCAGGGCATGCCGCTTCAGTTCTTCGCAAGTGTCCGGCAAGGGGAGATTATCACCCGGATGACCAGCGATATTGCCGGAATTCAGGGTGTGTTCAGCAGCACCGTGGTCAATTTTGCCAGCAACCTGTTCATACTGGTGTCTACAGCGGTCACCCTGTTCCTGATGAACTGGAAGCTGGCGCTGCTCGGCGTGCTCATTGTTCCCCTGTTCATCGTACCTACCCGCAAGATGGGGAATGTGCGCTGGAAGATCGCCAAGGAGACGCAGGAGAAGCTCTCCGAACAGAACCGGATCATCGAGGAGACTCTTAGCCTTAGCGGCTATATCCTCATGAAGCTGTTCACACGGGAACCCCGCGAGCTGGAAAGCTTCCAGGCGGTGAATGCCCAGACCACACGGCTGCAAATCCGCGAATCCATGGCCGGCCGCTGGTTCATGATGGTCCTCACCACCTTTACCAGTATCGGGCCGTTGCTGATCTATCTCTACGGAGGGTATTTGTATATTCAGGGCGAACTGACGATCGGCGCCATTATTACCTTTGTAGCCCTGCTGGGCCGGCTCTATAGTCCGGTTTTGCAGATGACCAACCTGTATGTGGAGGTGAAGCGTTCAGCGGCGCTGTTTGAGCGGATCTTTGAATATTTCGATATGGAGCCGCTTATTGTGGATTCACCGCTCGCGCTGCCCGGGCATGCGGCCGGGGAAGATATCCGCTTCGAGCAGGTGAGCTTCGCCTATCAGCCGGACAAGCCGGCACTTAAGGGCATCTCCTTCACCGCCGCTGCCGGATCTCTGACCGCGCTGGTCGGGCCAAGCGGATCTGGCAAAACAACCATAACCAATCTCATCCTAAGGCTATATGAACCGGATGCAGGGGTCATCCGTATCGGCGGCAGGGATATCCGTGAGTTCACTCTTCATTCCCTCCGCTCGCAGATTGGCCTGGTTACCCAGGATACATACCTGTTCAACGGAACGATCCGCGAGAATCTGCTCTATGCCCAAGCCGAGGCCACCGAGGCCAAGATGATCGCCGCATGTGAGGCCGCCTACATTCATGAGTTCATCATGCAGCTGCCTGAAGGCTACAGCACGGTGGTCGGCAACCGGGGCATCAAGCTGTCCGGCGGCGAGAAGCAGCGCCTCTCGATAGCCCGCGTCCTGCTCAAGAACCCGCCGGTAATCATTATGGACGAGGCTACCTCTTCCCTGGACACGGTATCTGAGTATTATATCCAGCAAGCCATGCAGCAGCTGATGCACGGGAAGACCAGTATTGTAATCGCCCACCGCCTCTCCACCATCATGGCCGCCGATCTGATCCTGGTCGTGCAGGACGGCACAATCGCAGAGTCAGGCCGTCATGATACACTGCTGGCTGCGGGCGGAGTGTACAGCGATCTGTATAACAAGCAGTTTCGGACAAAAGAGTAG
- a CDS encoding GNAT family N-acetyltransferase, with protein sequence MRIETLAIEHKGLRYTVRPAVAEDAGALSALRLQVDGETEYLDRVPGEGFMDPEAWASLIAADTEHRRNLCLVADVQGRLAGFARCEGSEWQRLAHRAEFGVGVLREFWGYGIGRSLLQEVIRWADNEGLEKLSLQVLETNDKAIRLYHSLGFEVEGVLRRDKRLADGQFYNTVVMGRLRPQV encoded by the coding sequence ATGAGAATTGAGACTCTGGCTATTGAGCATAAGGGCTTGCGTTATACGGTAAGACCTGCTGTGGCGGAGGATGCCGGAGCCTTGTCCGCTCTGAGACTGCAGGTGGACGGGGAGACGGAGTATCTGGACCGGGTGCCGGGCGAGGGATTCATGGACCCGGAGGCATGGGCATCTCTGATCGCAGCGGATACGGAGCATCGCAGGAATCTGTGTCTGGTCGCTGACGTTCAGGGCAGGCTGGCCGGCTTCGCCCGATGTGAAGGCAGCGAGTGGCAGCGGCTGGCGCACCGGGCCGAATTCGGAGTGGGAGTGCTCCGGGAGTTCTGGGGCTACGGCATCGGCAGAAGCCTGCTCCAGGAAGTAATCCGGTGGGCGGACAACGAAGGCTTAGAGAAGCTGAGTCTGCAGGTGCTGGAGACGAACGATAAGGCGATCCGGCTGTATCACAGCCTCGGCTTTGAGGTCGAAGGCGTCCTGCGCAGAGACAAACGGCTGGCGGACGGGCAATTCTATAATACCGTTGTGATGGGCAGATTGCGGCCGCAGGTATAA
- the thiE gene encoding thiamine phosphate synthase, whose amino-acid sequence MSRINSEEIRRLLKLYFIMGSVNCRLSPADTLTAAAEGGITLFQFREKGPAALTGTARLTLGKQLRQICHAHQIPFIVNDDLELAAALDADGIHVGQDDLPARLIRERLGNHKIIGVSAHSLAEAEQAIADGADYLGVGPVYPTNSKDDAQAVRGTSVIEELRRCGLSIPVVGIGGITVDNAPPVIRAGADGISVISAIAGAQQIRKTTRSFAQLLESEFAGR is encoded by the coding sequence GTGAGCCGGATCAACAGCGAAGAAATACGCAGACTGCTGAAGCTCTACTTCATCATGGGCAGCGTCAACTGCCGGCTCTCTCCGGCAGACACCTTGACAGCAGCGGCAGAGGGCGGGATTACCCTGTTCCAATTCCGTGAAAAGGGTCCTGCCGCCCTTACCGGCACCGCCCGGCTCACACTGGGGAAGCAGCTCCGGCAGATCTGCCATGCCCATCAGATTCCCTTTATCGTCAATGATGATCTGGAGCTGGCTGCCGCGCTGGATGCGGACGGCATTCATGTCGGCCAGGACGATTTGCCCGCCCGGCTGATCCGGGAGCGGCTGGGGAATCACAAGATCATCGGGGTGTCTGCCCACAGCCTGGCGGAAGCGGAGCAGGCAATCGCAGACGGCGCGGATTATCTGGGGGTCGGCCCAGTGTACCCTACTAACTCCAAAGACGATGCCCAGGCCGTCCGGGGAACGTCAGTCATTGAGGAGCTGCGGCGCTGCGGACTGTCTATTCCTGTAGTAGGGATCGGCGGAATCACCGTGGACAATGCTCCCCCGGTCATCCGCGCCGGAGCGGACGGGATCTCTGTGATCTCGGCCATTGCCGGAGCGCAGCAGATCCGCAAGACGACCCGGAGCTTCGCCCAGCTTCTGGAGAGCGAATTTGCGGGACGATAG
- the thiD gene encoding bifunctional hydroxymethylpyrimidine kinase/phosphomethylpyrimidine kinase encodes MSISISKALTIAGSDSGGGAGIQADLKTFQELGVYGMSALTAITAQNTLGVHGVYPLDPEAVAAQLEAVGSDLPPDAIKTGMLFSSGIIRVVAAKVKQFGWQQQLLIDPVMVAKGGSQLLLQEAVEALITSLLPLSLAITPNLPEAEMLTGMKIRSHGDREQAARVLHAMGPEYVILKGGHGPEGDEAVDLLYDGQEFKYLSSPRIETRHTHGTGCTFSAALTAALAGGRSMPDAVQLAKDFIQAAIEDSLSIGAGQGPTNHFAYGKRVRSRGDQR; translated from the coding sequence ATGAGCATCAGTATAAGCAAAGCATTGACCATCGCCGGGTCTGACAGCGGCGGAGGTGCAGGGATTCAGGCGGATCTGAAGACGTTTCAGGAGCTGGGCGTGTATGGCATGTCCGCGCTGACCGCAATTACTGCACAGAATACGCTTGGCGTTCACGGAGTCTATCCGCTGGACCCTGAAGCGGTGGCGGCACAGCTTGAAGCGGTCGGCAGCGACTTGCCGCCGGATGCCATTAAGACCGGGATGTTATTCAGCAGCGGGATTATCCGCGTGGTCGCCGCCAAGGTGAAGCAATTCGGCTGGCAGCAGCAGCTCTTAATCGATCCGGTCATGGTTGCCAAGGGCGGCTCTCAGCTGCTGCTGCAGGAAGCGGTGGAGGCGCTGATTACCAGCCTGCTGCCGCTGTCTCTTGCCATCACGCCCAATCTTCCGGAGGCCGAGATGCTGACCGGCATGAAGATTCGGAGCCACGGGGACAGAGAGCAAGCGGCCAGAGTCCTTCATGCGATGGGACCGGAATATGTCATCCTGAAAGGCGGGCATGGCCCGGAGGGAGATGAAGCAGTGGATCTGCTCTACGACGGGCAGGAATTCAAGTATCTGTCCAGTCCGCGGATCGAGACCCGGCATACCCACGGTACCGGCTGCACCTTCTCGGCGGCGCTCACGGCAGCGCTGGCGGGCGGGCGCTCCATGCCGGATGCTGTCCAGTTAGCCAAGGATTTCATTCAAGCGGCCATTGAGGACAGTCTGAGCATCGGGGCAGGCCAGGGGCCGACCAATCATTTTGCATACGGAAAGCGTGTGCGGTCAAGGGGGGATCAGCGGTGA
- the thiM gene encoding hydroxyethylthiazole kinase, whose product MSFLTKVRQTNPLVHNITNIVVANFTANGLLALGASPFMADAPEEVADVAAMAGAVVLNIGTLNDAAIASMLKAGQAANRQGVPLVLDPVGAGATAYRTEVTAKLLGGLQLTALRGNVAEVANVAGESWASKGVDAGAGEGDAVALAVKAAQKLNCVVIITGQEDVITDGTRTYIASNGHPILTKVTGTGCLLSAVVGAFLAVSSGNALEAAAEALSFYGVAAELAAEAAEGQGPGSFQIEFLNQLSLVTPELYSSRSRLVLLGQ is encoded by the coding sequence ATGTCATTTCTAACCAAGGTACGCCAGACCAACCCGCTGGTCCATAATATTACGAATATCGTAGTCGCGAACTTCACTGCGAACGGGCTGCTTGCCCTGGGGGCCTCCCCCTTCATGGCCGATGCGCCTGAAGAGGTCGCGGATGTGGCTGCAATGGCCGGAGCCGTTGTGCTGAATATCGGCACGCTGAATGATGCTGCTATCGCGTCCATGCTCAAAGCCGGGCAGGCGGCGAACCGGCAGGGCGTCCCGCTGGTGCTTGATCCCGTCGGTGCAGGCGCTACCGCTTACCGCACGGAGGTAACCGCGAAGCTGCTGGGCGGGCTACAGCTCACCGCACTGCGCGGCAATGTCGCCGAGGTGGCCAACGTCGCCGGGGAGAGCTGGGCCAGCAAAGGCGTCGATGCCGGGGCAGGCGAGGGCGATGCTGTAGCCTTAGCAGTCAAGGCTGCGCAAAAGCTGAACTGCGTTGTGATCATTACCGGCCAAGAGGATGTGATTACAGATGGCACGCGCACTTATATTGCCAGCAACGGCCATCCCATCCTCACCAAGGTTACAGGCACCGGCTGCCTGCTCAGTGCGGTGGTGGGTGCATTCCTGGCTGTAAGCAGCGGTAACGCGCTGGAGGCTGCAGCCGAAGCCCTCTCGTTCTATGGTGTAGCTGCCGAGCTTGCAGCTGAAGCGGCGGAGGGACAGGGTCCGGGCAGCTTCCAGATTGAATTCCTGAACCAGCTGTCCCTGGTAACGCCGGAGCTCTATAGCAGCCGTTCCCGGCTGGTCCTGCTTGGACAATAG
- a CDS encoding ABC transporter substrate-binding protein, whose product MTPFRYNRYLKSSLSRPFHCLIYALMLFALMLLGGCGNPDQPEASGSQAEASAAPEAGTGGAAHKLSIMLDWYPNAVHSFLYAAQAEGYFAEEGLDVDIQMPADTNDALKLVAAGKVDLALSYQPQVLLARDEQIPVQSIAALVRHPLNHLMVAEDSGITRPAELSGKQAGYSSVPLYEAMLNTMVKSDGGDPATVKLADVGFDLVPALSTGRVDGIMGGFINHEQLILEKEGHPVRSFNPVDYGVPDYYELVLVASEQGLEKSRDEYSRFVKAIRKGQQFVAANPDAALKLLLAHQEDTAPLDEAIEQRSLEILLPLMDAGTQPFGHQEEESWEKVGKWLKESGLLAGDGGSKDAFVNLAE is encoded by the coding sequence ATGACCCCATTCCGTTACAACCGCTATCTTAAAAGCAGCTTATCGAGGCCATTCCATTGTCTGATCTATGCATTAATGCTCTTTGCGCTTATGCTTCTGGGGGGCTGCGGCAATCCGGATCAGCCGGAGGCTTCCGGCTCTCAGGCAGAAGCCTCTGCCGCCCCCGAAGCCGGGACCGGCGGAGCAGCACACAAGCTGTCCATTATGCTCGACTGGTATCCGAACGCCGTCCATTCCTTCCTGTATGCGGCACAGGCTGAGGGTTATTTTGCCGAAGAAGGGCTGGACGTGGACATTCAGATGCCTGCTGACACGAATGACGCATTGAAGCTTGTTGCAGCCGGCAAAGTGGATCTGGCGCTCAGCTATCAGCCGCAGGTGCTGCTGGCCAGAGATGAGCAGATTCCGGTTCAATCCATCGCCGCCCTGGTCCGGCACCCGCTGAACCATCTCATGGTTGCAGAGGACAGCGGAATCACCCGCCCTGCCGAGCTGTCGGGCAAGCAGGCCGGATATTCCTCTGTTCCCCTGTATGAAGCCATGCTCAATACGATGGTGAAGAGTGACGGCGGAGATCCGGCAACAGTGAAGCTGGCCGATGTCGGCTTCGATCTGGTTCCTGCGCTCTCCACCGGCCGCGTGGACGGAATTATGGGCGGCTTCATCAACCATGAGCAGCTGATCCTGGAGAAGGAAGGCCACCCGGTCCGCTCCTTCAACCCCGTGGACTATGGAGTTCCAGATTATTATGAGCTGGTGCTGGTCGCCAGTGAGCAAGGGTTAGAGAAATCCCGGGACGAGTACAGCCGGTTCGTGAAGGCCATCCGCAAAGGCCAGCAATTCGTCGCCGCGAACCCGGACGCGGCCCTGAAGCTGCTGCTTGCCCATCAGGAAGACACCGCCCCGCTGGATGAAGCGATTGAGCAGCGCAGCCTGGAGATTTTGCTCCCGCTAATGGATGCAGGCACACAGCCTTTCGGCCACCAGGAGGAGGAGTCCTGGGAGAAGGTCGGCAAGTGGCTGAAGGAGAGCGGCCTGCTGGCTGGGGATGGCGGCAGTAAGGATGCTTTTGTCAATCTGGCAGAATAA
- a CDS encoding ABC transporter permease, with protein sequence MNTAARRLLRSYGPSALLTCLTLALWETVARLGLVPPFILPAPSAIWVALIEDRRLLFGLHLPATLLEVLTGFALSVICGCLLGTLMHLFRPLATALYPLLIMSQTVPLIALSPLFIMWFGYTLWSKVAIVFLTAFFPVVIGAYDGLSKNTDAYSHLLLTLGANRWQILRKVAVPLALPSLFSGLKLSVVYCVIGATLGEWLGGSRGLGYFSRRMAGNLHSAEMFAAVVLLSVMGIALFLCVAGLEKIILKKRGRYL encoded by the coding sequence ATGAACACCGCAGCTAGAAGACTGCTCAGGAGTTACGGTCCCTCTGCCCTGCTTACTTGCTTGACGCTTGCGCTCTGGGAGACGGTGGCGCGCCTGGGCCTGGTTCCCCCGTTTATTCTGCCTGCTCCGTCCGCCATCTGGGTGGCATTAATCGAAGACCGCCGCCTGCTGTTCGGCCTGCATCTTCCTGCCACGCTGCTGGAGGTGCTCACAGGCTTCGCACTATCCGTAATCTGCGGATGTCTGCTGGGAACGCTTATGCACCTGTTCCGTCCGCTGGCCACAGCGCTGTATCCGCTGCTGATTATGAGCCAGACCGTGCCGCTGATCGCCCTCTCCCCGCTGTTCATCATGTGGTTCGGCTATACCTTGTGGAGCAAGGTGGCAATTGTATTTTTGACTGCCTTTTTCCCGGTGGTTATCGGCGCTTATGACGGGTTGTCCAAGAATACGGATGCTTACAGCCACCTGCTGCTGACATTAGGCGCGAACCGCTGGCAGATCCTCCGCAAGGTGGCCGTGCCTCTGGCCCTGCCCTCCTTGTTCTCCGGACTGAAGCTGTCGGTGGTGTATTGTGTGATCGGTGCAACGCTCGGGGAATGGCTGGGCGGCAGCCGGGGACTCGGCTATTTCAGCCGCCGGATGGCGGGGAATCTGCATAGCGCCGAGATGTTCGCGGCGGTGGTGCTGCTATCTGTTATGGGCATTGCGCTGTTCCTGTGTGTCGCCGGGCTGGAGAAGATTATTCTGAAGAAAAGAGGACGTTATTTATGA
- a CDS encoding ABC transporter ATP-binding protein, with amino-acid sequence MINISNLAYTFSAPPSGPPVFSGLSMQVRRGEFISIVGASGCGKSTLFRIIAGLLEPSSGTVTMNGEVTASAAARLGQVAYMPQQDLLLPWRTVLDNCLLPWELKRHCSKAAATAEIRALLQRFGLAEAEAAYPHELSGGMRQRVAVLRTVAAGNELMLLDEPFGALDAITRRSLQLWLLELWSELDKTVLFITHDLEEALLLSDRIYLMTGRSGDGIREYSPGLPRPRHHSLSYEPQFAALRRDLELMLYEHRS; translated from the coding sequence ATGATTAATATTTCCAATCTCGCTTATACCTTCAGCGCTCCCCCATCCGGCCCTCCGGTGTTCTCCGGGCTCTCCATGCAGGTGCGCCGCGGGGAGTTCATCTCAATTGTCGGGGCCAGCGGCTGCGGCAAAAGCACCTTATTCCGCATCATCGCCGGCCTGCTGGAGCCAAGCAGCGGCACCGTTACGATGAACGGGGAAGTTACAGCCTCTGCGGCCGCGAGACTGGGCCAAGTCGCATATATGCCGCAGCAGGATCTGCTGCTGCCCTGGAGAACGGTGCTGGACAATTGCCTGCTGCCCTGGGAGCTGAAGCGCCACTGCTCCAAAGCAGCAGCTACGGCTGAGATCCGCGCCCTGCTGCAACGCTTCGGGCTGGCGGAGGCAGAAGCCGCATATCCGCATGAACTGTCCGGCGGGATGCGCCAGCGGGTGGCAGTCCTGCGTACGGTCGCTGCCGGGAATGAGCTGATGCTGCTCGATGAGCCGTTCGGAGCCCTCGATGCCATAACCAGGCGCTCTCTTCAGCTCTGGCTGCTGGAGCTCTGGTCTGAGCTGGACAAAACCGTGCTGTTCATCACCCATGATCTGGAGGAAGCGCTGCTGCTCAGCGACCGGATCTATCTGATGACCGGGCGGAGCGGGGACGGAATCCGGGAATACTCCCCCGGGCTTCCCCGCCCGCGCCATCACAGCCTGAGCTATGAACCGCAATTCGCCGCGCTGCGGCGGGATCTGGAGCTGATGCTGTATGAACACCGCAGCTAG
- a CDS encoding TetR/AcrR family transcriptional regulator, translating into MKKPEAMPPADDNTRGPADPYVERILEAARQLFNESGLEAVSMYSIAKRAGIGQGSLYRRFTDKGEICSALLKGSADQFLSGLEQQVAAAPAEEPALAQLQHSIEQVADFIEQYAELLNMIKSEFTGKKQLTQFEHPFFQRLGGIMSVLLQRAAANGEIIDIDPAFASPALIAVLSPDLYLYEQKRHQSSKLDISRGIVTLFVTGLTAR; encoded by the coding sequence ATGAAGAAACCAGAAGCCATGCCGCCAGCTGATGACAACACACGGGGGCCTGCCGATCCCTATGTCGAGCGGATACTCGAAGCCGCCCGCCAGCTGTTCAACGAGAGCGGCCTGGAAGCCGTCAGCATGTACAGCATTGCCAAACGCGCGGGGATTGGACAAGGGTCACTCTACCGCCGCTTTACGGATAAGGGAGAGATCTGCTCGGCCCTGCTGAAGGGGAGCGCAGATCAGTTCCTGTCCGGTCTGGAGCAGCAGGTGGCTGCCGCTCCAGCTGAAGAGCCTGCGCTTGCACAATTGCAGCACAGCATAGAGCAGGTGGCTGATTTCATTGAGCAATATGCCGAGCTGCTGAATATGATCAAATCCGAGTTCACCGGGAAGAAACAGCTGACGCAGTTTGAGCATCCTTTTTTCCAGCGGCTGGGAGGAATTATGAGTGTTCTGCTCCAGCGGGCTGCGGCAAACGGGGAAATTATCGACATTGATCCGGCGTTCGCCAGTCCGGCGCTGATCGCTGTACTCAGTCCGGACCTGTACCTGTATGAGCAGAAGCGGCATCAGTCCTCCAAGCTGGATATCTCCCGGGGAATCGTCACTTTATTTGTTACCGGCCTCACCGCGCGCTGA
- a CDS encoding DHA2 family efflux MFS transporter permease subunit has product MDQTLKQDADFRLSGILVPLLAIIAGVFMVVLDSTAMNVALSRLVVDFKTDLHTLQWVVTGYMLAQASVIPLSGWLSDRFGAKTVFLTAVIVFTIGSILCATPSSAEWLIAFRVLQGLGGGCVLPVGMAYVYRLAPKSKVGVVMGIMGIPVLFAPAIGPVLSGWLVEYHSWRWIFLINIPIGIICVLIGLRKLPGAAKSAVPGMDKFGIILGPLAFASLTYGVSQGAQSWTSGKTLTGLLLGAVALIAFVIAELRSRTPLLELRILKSVDFTTGIIVQWIAQFGLYGALFLLPQFLQQARGFGAFDTGLTLLPQAIASGLMMPIAGILFDRIGVRWLVVCGLSLVSGALFQYSHVDLNTQSRDLILPLIMCGAGMGMMMMPMNTHLLNKAPSHLVNRVTSLTNSMQQVITSLAVSTLVTILTARTTARATEMKEAAAAAGQSAAGASQGALQLAKQTVLSQGFADTFHIMMFVAMGGAVLGLLLRRGRKSAGEHQKERAVAEIPHG; this is encoded by the coding sequence ATGGATCAGACCTTGAAGCAGGACGCGGATTTCCGCCTGTCCGGCATTCTGGTGCCGCTGCTGGCGATCATTGCCGGCGTATTTATGGTTGTTCTGGACAGCACGGCAATGAATGTGGCCCTGTCCAGGCTGGTGGTGGATTTCAAGACGGATTTGCATACGCTGCAATGGGTGGTGACCGGCTATATGCTGGCCCAGGCTTCAGTCATTCCGCTCTCAGGCTGGCTGTCTGACCGGTTCGGAGCCAAGACGGTCTTCCTGACAGCGGTTATTGTTTTTACTATAGGTTCTATTCTGTGCGCGACCCCGAGCAGTGCAGAGTGGCTGATCGCCTTCCGTGTCCTTCAGGGGCTGGGCGGGGGCTGTGTTCTCCCGGTCGGGATGGCCTACGTCTACAGGCTGGCACCGAAGAGCAAGGTCGGCGTGGTCATGGGAATTATGGGGATTCCGGTGCTGTTCGCCCCGGCAATTGGCCCGGTGCTGTCCGGCTGGCTGGTGGAATATCATTCCTGGCGCTGGATCTTCCTGATCAATATTCCAATTGGCATTATCTGTGTGCTGATCGGGCTGCGCAAGCTGCCGGGTGCGGCGAAGAGCGCTGTCCCGGGCATGGATAAGTTCGGGATCATTCTTGGGCCGCTGGCATTTGCTTCACTCACCTACGGGGTCAGCCAGGGGGCGCAGAGCTGGACCTCAGGCAAGACGCTGACCGGCCTGCTGCTTGGAGCCGTTGCCCTGATCGCCTTCGTGATCGCCGAGCTGCGCTCCAGAACACCGCTGCTGGAGCTGCGGATTCTGAAGTCCGTTGACTTCACAACCGGCATTATCGTCCAGTGGATTGCCCAGTTCGGCCTGTATGGCGCATTGTTCCTGCTGCCGCAATTCCTGCAGCAGGCCCGCGGCTTCGGTGCCTTCGATACCGGACTGACGCTGCTGCCGCAAGCCATTGCCTCCGGCCTTATGATGCCGATCGCCGGTATTCTGTTCGACCGGATCGGGGTGCGCTGGCTTGTCGTCTGCGGACTCAGCCTGGTCTCCGGCGCATTATTCCAGTATTCCCACGTCGATCTGAACACGCAGAGCCGCGATCTGATCCTGCCGCTGATTATGTGCGGTGCCGGTATGGGAATGATGATGATGCCGATGAATACGCATCTGCTGAACAAAGCGCCGAGCCACCTGGTGAACCGGGTCACTTCGCTGACCAATTCGATGCAGCAGGTTATTACATCACTTGCCGTATCTACACTGGTTACGATTCTTACGGCAAGAACAACGGCCCGTGCGACTGAGATGAAGGAAGCGGCAGCCGCAGCCGGCCAAAGTGCCGCCGGAGCCTCCCAGGGAGCCTTGCAGCTGGCGAAGCAGACCGTTCTGTCCCAAGGCTTCGCCGATACCTTCCATATTATGATGTTCGTAGCTATGGGGGGCGCCGTGCTTGGACTTCTGCTCCGCCGGGGCCGCAAATCCGCAGGCGAACACCAGAAAGAGCGGGCGGTGGCTGAGATCCCGCACGGATAA